One Cellulosimicrobium protaetiae genomic region harbors:
- a CDS encoding response regulator, which produces MSDGTTRVVIVDDEPLVRAGLRVILGTEPDLEVVGEAGDGAEVPGVVARARPDVVLMDVRMPRVDGIAATRALLARDDAPRVLVLTTFENDDHVLDALRAGAHGFLLKRARPEEVAQAVRVVARGESLLFPDAVRRLATARPPAGDELRAAHLTEREGEVLRLVAQGLSNAEIAGELYLGVETVRTHVGNVLAKLGVRDRTQAVVRAYESGFVRAG; this is translated from the coding sequence ATGAGCGACGGGACGACGCGCGTGGTGATCGTGGACGACGAGCCCCTGGTGCGTGCGGGGCTGCGCGTCATCCTCGGCACGGAGCCCGATCTCGAGGTCGTCGGCGAGGCGGGCGACGGTGCGGAGGTGCCGGGCGTCGTCGCGCGGGCGCGCCCCGACGTCGTGCTCATGGACGTGCGCATGCCGCGCGTCGACGGGATCGCGGCGACGCGCGCCCTCCTCGCGCGCGACGACGCGCCGCGGGTGCTCGTTCTCACGACGTTCGAGAACGACGACCACGTGCTCGACGCGCTGCGTGCGGGCGCGCACGGGTTCCTGCTCAAGCGCGCGCGGCCCGAGGAGGTCGCGCAGGCGGTGCGGGTCGTGGCGCGGGGCGAGTCGCTCCTGTTCCCCGACGCCGTGCGCCGCCTCGCGACGGCGCGACCGCCCGCGGGCGACGAGCTGCGCGCCGCGCACCTCACCGAGCGTGAGGGCGAGGTGCTGCGGCTCGTCGCACAAGGGCTGTCGAACGCGGAGATCGCGGGCGAGCTCTACCTCGGCGTCGAGACGGTGCGCACGCACGTCGGCAACGTGCTCGCCAAGCTCGGCGTGCGCGACCGCACGCAGGCCGTCGTGCGCGCCTACGAGTCGGGTTTCGTCCGCGCCGGCTGA